From Stigmatopora nigra isolate UIUO_SnigA chromosome 5, RoL_Snig_1.1, whole genome shotgun sequence, a single genomic window includes:
- the ryk gene encoding tyrosine-protein kinase RYK isoform X2, whose protein sequence is MLGRPPSELPRRPRSVVPWRPLGGFFLGLLLVLLTEGALGVLVPGLDNDNGSNNRSVNIYMSVDELNRLLGLDAELYYVRDDVVNHNAMSFTMPVPSETNSLHFTWHSKSKADYRLGFQVANPAAMNTPRSNISNQGELPPLPSVFRVDLFCSGKVDGEAVVTVQLNVTLHANNYTVLNFKRRKMCYKRIDSDPKIPFPLNNHTLHTLQQPDYGVTAPTTSTQVFYISVSVCCIVIFLVAIILAILHLHSMKRVEMEDSVSDSGSSQGLSQPSTQTTQYLRADTPNNAAPVSNNHPGSAPILQLAASSFQNTGAPPHETKSIPSLRIEKNDLRSVTLMEAKAKVKDIAISRERVTLRDVLHEGTFGRIFHGVLLDEKDPTKERPVFVKTVKDHASEVQVTMMLTESCKLRGLHHRNLLPINHVCTEDGEKPMVLLPFMAWGNLKLFLRQCKLAEANNPQAVSQQDLVYMAIQIACGMSYLARREVIHKDLAARNCVIDDNMQVKITDNALARDLFPMDYHCLGDNENRPVRWMALESLLDNDFSSASDVWAFGVTLWELMTLGQTPYVDIDPFEMSAYLKDGYRIAQPINCPDELFAVMACCWALDPEERPKFQQLVQCLTEFHAALGAYV, encoded by the exons ATGTTGGGGCGGCCGCCTTCCGAGCTCCCGAGACGGCCGCGCTCGGTGGTGCCGTGGCGGCCGCTCGGGGGCTTCTTTCTCGGGTTGTTGCTGGTGCTGCTGACGGAAGGGGCCCTCGGGGTCTTGGTTCCGGGGCTCGACAACGACAACGGCAGCAACAACCGCAGCGTCAACATTTACATGAGCGTGGACGAGCTCAACAGGTTACTGG GTCTGGACGCGGAGCTTTATTACGTCCGTGACGATGTGGTGAATCACAACGCCATGTCCTTCACAATGCCCGTGCCCAGTGAAACCAACAGCCTTCACTTCACCTGGCACTCAAAGTCCAAG GCGGACTACCGCTTAGGCTTCCAGGTGGCCAACCCCGCTGCCATGAATACGCCGCGGAGCAACATTTCCAACCAGGGGGAGCTTCCCCCCCTTCCCTCCG TTTTTCGAGTGGACCTTTTCTGTTCGGGCAAGGTGGACGGAGAGGCCGTCGTGACGGTGCAACTCAACGTGACGCTGCACGCCAACAACTACACAGTGCTTAACTTCAAGAGGAGGAAAATGTGCTACAAAA GAATAGATTCCGACCCTAAGATTCCATTTCCTTTGAATAACCACACCCTTCACACGCTTCAGCAGCCTGACT ACGGCGTGACTGCACCCACCACCTCTACTCAGGTGTTCTACATCAGCGTTAGCGTGTGCTGCATCGTCATCTTCCTGGTGGCCATCATCCTGGCCATCCTACACCTGCACAGTATGAAGAGAGTCGAGATGGAGGACAG CGTGAGTGACAGTGGAAGCTCACAAGGACTTTCTCAACCTTCTACACAGACCACGCAGTATCTGAGGGCCGACACGCCAAATAATGCGGCCCCTGTGTCCA ACAACCACCCCGGTTCCGCTCCCATTCTCCAGCTCGCAGCCTCCTCCTTCCAAAACACCGGCGCTCCCCCTCATGAAACCAAAA GCATCCCGTCTCTACGCATCGAAAAGAACGACCTGAGGAGCGTGACCCTCATGGAGGCCAAGGCCAAAGTCAAAGACATCGCCATCTCGAGGGAGAGGGTCACACTACGCGATGTCCTTCACGAAG GCACTTTTGGACGCATCTTCCATGGCGTACTGTTGGATGAAAAGGACCCCACCAAAGAAAGGCCAGTTTTTGTCAAGACTGTCAAAG ATCATGCGTCGGAGGTCCAGGTGACCATGATGTTGACTGAAAGCTGCAAGCTCCGTGGCCTTCATCACAG GAACTTGCTGCCCATCAACCACGTGTGCACGGAGGATGGCGAGAAACCCATGGTTCTTCTACCCTTCATGGCCTGGGGCAACCTCAAACTCTTCTTACGCCAGTGCAAGCTCGCCGAGGCCAACAACCCACAG GCCGTCTCCCAGCAGGACCTGGTCTACATGGCCATCCAGATCGCGTGCGGAATGAGCTACCTTGCCCGCCGCGAGGTCATCCACAAAGACCTGGCCGCCAGGAACTGCGT CATCGACGATAACATGCAGGTGAAGATCACCGACAACGCCTTGGCTCGCGATCTCTTCCCCATGGACTACCACTGCCTAGGGGATAACGAGAACCGACCCGTGCGATGGATGGCGCTAGAGAGCTTGCTTGACAATGACTTCTCCAGTGCCAGTGACGTG TGGGCCTTTGGCGTGACGTTATGGGAGCTGATGACTCTGGGCCAGACGCCATACGTGGACATCGACCCCTTTGAGATGTCGGCCTACCTGAAAGACGGATACAGGATAGCGCAACCCATCAACTGTCCTGATGAACT ATTTGCCGTAATGGCGTGCTGCTGGGCTCTGGACCCCGAAGAGAGACCCAAGTTCCAGCAACTGGTCCAGTGCCTCACGGAGTTTCACGCCGCCTTGGGGGCTTATGTGTAA
- the ryk gene encoding tyrosine-protein kinase RYK isoform X1, translating to MLGRPPSELPRRPRSVVPWRPLGGFFLGLLLVLLTEGALGVLVPGLDNDNGSNNRSVNIYMSVDELNRLLGLDAELYYVRDDVVNHNAMSFTMPVPSETNSLHFTWHSKSKADYRLGFQVANPAAMNTPRSNISNQGELPPLPSVFRVDLFCSGKVDGEAVVTVQLNVTLHANNYTVLNFKRRKMCYKRIDSDPKIPFPLNNHTLHTLQQPDLDGVTAPTTSTQVFYISVSVCCIVIFLVAIILAILHLHSMKRVEMEDSVSDSGSSQGLSQPSTQTTQYLRADTPNNAAPVSNNHPGSAPILQLAASSFQNTGAPPHETKSIPSLRIEKNDLRSVTLMEAKAKVKDIAISRERVTLRDVLHEGTFGRIFHGVLLDEKDPTKERPVFVKTVKDHASEVQVTMMLTESCKLRGLHHRNLLPINHVCTEDGEKPMVLLPFMAWGNLKLFLRQCKLAEANNPQAVSQQDLVYMAIQIACGMSYLARREVIHKDLAARNCVIDDNMQVKITDNALARDLFPMDYHCLGDNENRPVRWMALESLLDNDFSSASDVWAFGVTLWELMTLGQTPYVDIDPFEMSAYLKDGYRIAQPINCPDELFAVMACCWALDPEERPKFQQLVQCLTEFHAALGAYV from the exons ATGTTGGGGCGGCCGCCTTCCGAGCTCCCGAGACGGCCGCGCTCGGTGGTGCCGTGGCGGCCGCTCGGGGGCTTCTTTCTCGGGTTGTTGCTGGTGCTGCTGACGGAAGGGGCCCTCGGGGTCTTGGTTCCGGGGCTCGACAACGACAACGGCAGCAACAACCGCAGCGTCAACATTTACATGAGCGTGGACGAGCTCAACAGGTTACTGG GTCTGGACGCGGAGCTTTATTACGTCCGTGACGATGTGGTGAATCACAACGCCATGTCCTTCACAATGCCCGTGCCCAGTGAAACCAACAGCCTTCACTTCACCTGGCACTCAAAGTCCAAG GCGGACTACCGCTTAGGCTTCCAGGTGGCCAACCCCGCTGCCATGAATACGCCGCGGAGCAACATTTCCAACCAGGGGGAGCTTCCCCCCCTTCCCTCCG TTTTTCGAGTGGACCTTTTCTGTTCGGGCAAGGTGGACGGAGAGGCCGTCGTGACGGTGCAACTCAACGTGACGCTGCACGCCAACAACTACACAGTGCTTAACTTCAAGAGGAGGAAAATGTGCTACAAAA GAATAGATTCCGACCCTAAGATTCCATTTCCTTTGAATAACCACACCCTTCACACGCTTCAGCAGCCTGACT TAGACGGCGTGACTGCACCCACCACCTCTACTCAGGTGTTCTACATCAGCGTTAGCGTGTGCTGCATCGTCATCTTCCTGGTGGCCATCATCCTGGCCATCCTACACCTGCACAGTATGAAGAGAGTCGAGATGGAGGACAG CGTGAGTGACAGTGGAAGCTCACAAGGACTTTCTCAACCTTCTACACAGACCACGCAGTATCTGAGGGCCGACACGCCAAATAATGCGGCCCCTGTGTCCA ACAACCACCCCGGTTCCGCTCCCATTCTCCAGCTCGCAGCCTCCTCCTTCCAAAACACCGGCGCTCCCCCTCATGAAACCAAAA GCATCCCGTCTCTACGCATCGAAAAGAACGACCTGAGGAGCGTGACCCTCATGGAGGCCAAGGCCAAAGTCAAAGACATCGCCATCTCGAGGGAGAGGGTCACACTACGCGATGTCCTTCACGAAG GCACTTTTGGACGCATCTTCCATGGCGTACTGTTGGATGAAAAGGACCCCACCAAAGAAAGGCCAGTTTTTGTCAAGACTGTCAAAG ATCATGCGTCGGAGGTCCAGGTGACCATGATGTTGACTGAAAGCTGCAAGCTCCGTGGCCTTCATCACAG GAACTTGCTGCCCATCAACCACGTGTGCACGGAGGATGGCGAGAAACCCATGGTTCTTCTACCCTTCATGGCCTGGGGCAACCTCAAACTCTTCTTACGCCAGTGCAAGCTCGCCGAGGCCAACAACCCACAG GCCGTCTCCCAGCAGGACCTGGTCTACATGGCCATCCAGATCGCGTGCGGAATGAGCTACCTTGCCCGCCGCGAGGTCATCCACAAAGACCTGGCCGCCAGGAACTGCGT CATCGACGATAACATGCAGGTGAAGATCACCGACAACGCCTTGGCTCGCGATCTCTTCCCCATGGACTACCACTGCCTAGGGGATAACGAGAACCGACCCGTGCGATGGATGGCGCTAGAGAGCTTGCTTGACAATGACTTCTCCAGTGCCAGTGACGTG TGGGCCTTTGGCGTGACGTTATGGGAGCTGATGACTCTGGGCCAGACGCCATACGTGGACATCGACCCCTTTGAGATGTCGGCCTACCTGAAAGACGGATACAGGATAGCGCAACCCATCAACTGTCCTGATGAACT ATTTGCCGTAATGGCGTGCTGCTGGGCTCTGGACCCCGAAGAGAGACCCAAGTTCCAGCAACTGGTCCAGTGCCTCACGGAGTTTCACGCCGCCTTGGGGGCTTATGTGTAA